The following nucleotide sequence is from Candidatus Krumholzibacteriia bacterium.
GACGAGGCTGCCGTGGGCGGTCCCGGTCGAGCGACCGGAGGGGTGTCGGTGCGCGTGCACGGTCGTGGTCTCCTCAGGTCAGCGCCGGGAAGAGCGATGACTTGCGATCGGTCGTGACGATTCGCTCGCGGTCGACCACCCGGGGCAGCCTCACGTCGAAGACCTGGTTGCCGGACGCGTCCACGCGGGCCGAGATGGCGCCTCCGTGCTCGCGGACCACGGCCCCGGCCAGGGCCAGTTCGAGCTCGAGACTTCCGGTGTGGTTCTCGAGCGACGGCACGTAGAAGTCCTCGAACAGGTACGGTGTCCAGCTCTCGTCGGCCGTCGAGCCATCGTCGCGGATCTGCATCTCGACCGTGTCCGCCGTGGCGAGCCAATCGACCTCGAGGGTTCCTTCGGTGTCCAGCCCCTCGATCGTGTGCTTCAACAGACTGCGTACCACCAGTTGCAGTTCTTCGGGATCCCCTTCGACGGTCAGATCCGAGGCCGGGGCGCGCACGATGCGGATGCCCTTGCTCTCGATCTGTTCGGACTCGTCGTCGAGGCCGCGGTCGGTGAGTTCACCCAGGTCCACTGCCTCGAGGTTCAGGGGGACGTGCCCGGCCTTGTACTCGCACAGGCGTAGGGCGCGGTCGATCATGGTCTCGAGCCGCTGCGCGCCGCCGAGGATCGTGCCCGCGAGTTCGAGCAGGTCGGGTCGGTCGGTCAATTCCATCTGCAGCAGGCTCGCCGGACACGCGATCGCGGTCAGCGGGGTGCGCGTCTCGTGTGAGAGCAGGGCCAGGAACTGTCCCTTGAGGTCGTCGACCTCCTCGACCGATCGCAGCCGCAGGTACACGTCGAGCTTGGCGCACAGCTCGTCACCGGAGAAGGGCTTGGTCACGTAGTCGTCGGCGCCGGCCTCGTAGCCCTCGAGGCGTTCCTCGAGCATGGCCTTGGCCGACACCAGGATCACCTTGGTGTGGCGCGAGTGCGGGTCGCTCTTGATGCGGCGGCAGGTCTCGTAGCCGTCCAGGCCGGGCATCATGATGTCGAGCAGGACCACGTCGGGCCGGAAGCGGGGAATCGTGTCGAGCGCCTCCTGTCCCGATTCGACGACGACGAGATCGTAGTCGTCCTCGAGATACTCCATGACCACGATCCGGTTCATGGGATCGTCGTCGACGGCGAGGATTCGTGGCAGGCGGTTCATGCGGGATCTCCCGGTCGTGGGGCCGGATGGTGTCGGTGGGTCATCGGACGGCCTCCGTGGTCGGCTCGAGCGGCAGTTCGACCACGAAGACCGCACCGCCCTCCGGATGGTTGTGGGCGTGGATCCGGCCGTGGTGCACCGCGACGATCTGGTCGCAGATGGCCAGCCCCAGTCCGGTGCCACCGGCGCCGGTCCGGGTCGTGCTGCCCTGTTCGAACATGTGGAAGATGCGTTCGAGGTCCTGCTCGGGAATGCCGATCCCCTCGTCGCGGATCTCGATCACGGCCATGTCGCCGTCGCGGCGCAGGCTCATCCACACCTGGCCCTGCTGGGGCGAGAACTTCGCGGCGTTGTGGATGATGTTGTGCAGCACCTGCAGGATCCGGTTGCGGTCGATCGTCAGGACGATCTCGTCGTGGACCTCGAGGTGCAGCGTCATGCCCCGGTTGCTGAACAGCGAGCGCGACTCGTCGACGGCGTTGCGGATCACGGCGCCGAGGTCGTGCGGGCCGAACTCGAACTTCATCTTGCCGGCCTCGAGTTTCGACAGGTCCAGCAGCTCGTTCAGAAGCTCCAGGAGCCGGTCACCAGACTCGAGGATGTGGTCGAAGTACCCGGGCAGCTTCTCCGCGCGACCCTCGGCACCCCTCTTCTTGCCGAGATCGGCGAAGCCCAGGATGGCGTGCATGGGCGTACGAAGCTCGTGCGAGATGTTGGCCAGGAACTCGT
It contains:
- a CDS encoding hybrid sensor histidine kinase/response regulator, yielding MNRLPRILAVDDDPMNRIVVMEYLEDDYDLVVVESGQEALDTIPRFRPDVVLLDIMMPGLDGYETCRRIKSDPHSRHTKVILVSAKAMLEERLEGYEAGADDYVTKPFSGDELCAKLDVYLRLRSVEEVDDLKGQFLALLSHETRTPLTAIACPASLLQMELTDRPDLLELAGTILGGAQRLETMIDRALRLCEYKAGHVPLNLEAVDLGELTDRGLDDESEQIESKGIRIVRAPASDLTVEGDPEELQLVVRSLLKHTIEGLDTEGTLEVDWLATADTVEMQIRDDGSTADESWTPYLFEDFYVPSLENHTGSLELELALAGAVVREHGGAISARVDASGNQVFDVRLPRVVDRERIVTTDRKSSLFPALT